From the Thermosynechococcus sp. genome, the window GAAAACCCAACATGGCCAAGCGACCATTCCAGCGTTCGGCGGCGGAGGTCATGCCCCATTCCCAGCGCTCCTGGGGATAAAGCTTCACCCGCTTGCGGGACTTATTCACCTCAGCAAAGGTACGCGGTGGTGCTGCTAGGGCATCCTTAACCAGTTGGGCAAGGGCGCTAATAAAACCATTGTGATCGTTGAGGGCAGGCACTCGCCGAAACACTTCAATGCCGGCTTCTTCAGCAATCTCGCGGTACTCGATGTCAATTTCTTGGAGAGTTTCAATGTGCTCCGAAACGAAACTAATGGGCACCACCACCAGGGTTTTCACCCCTTGGGCTGCCAATTCAAGAATGACATCTTCGGTGTAGGGTTGCAGCCACTCGACCGGCCCCACCCGACTTTGGTAGGCCAGCACATGGGCATTGGGGCGATTGAGGGCAGCCATGATCAGCCTGACGCAGGCTTCGATTTCCTCTTGGTAGGGATCACCGGCTTCGGTGACATAGCTTTTGGGAACGCCGTGGGCACTAAAGAAAATTACCGCCTCCTCGGGGTTGGGACACCGATCCAGTTCTTGGCGAATCAAGTCCGCCATGGCGACCACATAACCGGGGTGGTTGTACCAGGAGGGGATCAGGGTATAGCGAATTTTTTGCAATTCAGGGTCTTGATTCCATAGGCTCTCTAGAAGGCGAAAACTGGAACCACTTGTGCTAATGGAAAACTGAGGATAAAGGGGCAAAATCACCAGATCGCGAATTTGATCCGCTTTGATTTGGGCGATCGCCTCCTCCGTAAAGGGGTGCCAGTAGCGCATCCCAATGTACAAGTTCGCCTCAATGCCAAGACGTCCTAGGGCCTCTTTCAGGGCACGGGCCTGCTGTTCGGTAATGCGCCGCAGGGGGGAGCCGCCACCAATTTGGGCATAGTTTGCCTGAGAGCGGCGGGCGCGACTGGTGGAAATAAACCAAGCAAGGGGCTTTTGGAGCCAACGAAAGGGGAGGCGAATGATTTCGGGATCGGAGAACAGGTTGTACAAAAAGGGGCGCACATCCTCGGGGCGATCGGGCCCCCCTAAATTGAGAAGTAGTACACCTGTTTGGCTCGCCATTCCCAAAATCACCTAAATCTTTTCGCGATCGCTTTCTTATTGTGACATACTCTCAGGATCTGAGGGGGAAAAAATCTCGCTAAGGTAAGGATTAAAGAAGGCTGTTGATGTGTTCAAACGGTGACCTACGCAATTGATTTTGGAACCAGTAATACGTTGGTGGCGCGGTGGAATAATGCCGCTCAAGCTGCCGAAGCGGTAACGCTCCCCGGACGCTCGGTGGGCTTTGGTGAGGTGCCTGCCCTGATTCCCAGCTTGGTCTATGTGGAGGATGCCAGTGTGCCTCTGGTGGTGGTGGGGCAGCAGGTGCGCGATCGCGGGCTTGATGTGGTGGGCGATCGCCGATTTTTCTCGCGATTTAAGCGCGGTATTGGCACCGCGGTACAGGGCTATTTACCAGAGTTAGAGGGCTGTTCTTTGAGCTTTGAAACCATTGGCACGTGGTTTTTGCAAGCCCTGTTGCAAGAACTAAAACACACTAGCGGCGGCGATCTCGAGCAGGGGCTGATTTTCACGGTGCCCGTAGATAGTTTTGAGACCTATCGCAGTTGGCTACTGCAGGCCTGCGCAGGATTTGAGATTGCCCAAATTCGCCTCTTGGATGAACCCACGGCGGCGGCTTTGGGCTATGGGGTGGCCGATCGCCCGCTGATTTTGGTGATTGATTTTGGCGGGGGTACCCTCGATCTCTCCCTTGTGGAACTCAAGACCAATCAACGTCAAAGCCATCCCTTGGGATTTATTCTCAAGTGGGGCGATCGCCAGTGGGCCGCTAGCGACAACCAACGTCCCCACACCGCACGGGTGATTGCTAAGGCAGGATTGAATTTGGGGGGCACGGATATTGACCACTGGATTCTGGATGAGTGGGTGAAGCGCGGCTTGCCCGCCAATAGTCTGCTGCTGCGCCTTGCTGAACGCATAAAAATTCAACTCTCGCAGCAGCCCTATGCCCAAGAGGTGTACTTTGACAGCGAAACATTCACCACCGTTGAACTGCGCCTTGAACGGCCTGAATTGGAGGAGATTCTCCGCCAACAGCAGTTTTTCCAACGCCTCGATCATGCCCTCACTCAAGTGCTACAACAGGCCCGCCGCCAAGGCATTACTCCCGACATAATCGATGCAGTTCTCCTAGTGGGGGGAACCACCCAAATGCCAGCGGTGCAAAAATGGGTTGCCGAATATTTTGAGGCTGCAAAGATCAATTCCCAGCATCCCTTTACAGCCGTGGCCATGGGTGCTTTGGCGCTGACCCAAGGGCTAGAGCTCAAGGATTTCCTCTACCACAGCTACGGTATTCGCTTCTGGGATGCCAAGCTCAACCGCCATGGCTGGCACCCAATTATTCAGCGGGGACAACCCTATCCCATGGCTGAACCCGTGGAAGTGATTTTAGGTGCCTCGACCGAGGGCCAGCCCAGTATTGAACTGGTGATTGGTGAACTGGGGGATGAACAAGGGGGCGTGGAGATCTTTTTTGATGGCGATCGCCTGATTACCCGTAGTGTGGGTGAGCGGACAGTGCAGCCCCTCAACGACAGCCCCCAGGGCAAAACCCTCGCAAAACTGGATCCCCCTGGGTATCCGGGGAGCGATCGCATTCGTGTCCTCTTTCAAGTGGATGGCGATCGCCAGCTGCGGGTCACCGTTGATGACTTGCTCACCCAAGAGCGTCTCATCAATAATCAAATCGTCACCCAATTGCGTTAACCGAATTGATTACAAATTGATATTGTGCCTAGCTCTCCCCTACCCCAAACCACTGCCTATGTCCGCATCATTGCCCAAAGTTGGCAAGAGGGTCACATTCGTGGCCACGTCTGCGCTAGCGAGTACCAGTGGGAATTTTGTTGGCAATTTAAGGCGAAAAAACTGCAAATCTCCCCAGTCCTTGGACGTGCCCTGATCAAAGAACCCTTGGGGCGCTTTCTGGAAGCCCAAGATTACCAATTGGAGCCGGGGGGCGATTATGAATTTGTTGTCCGTGCCAAATTTTAGGTGCGCTCCTCTGTGCCTAAGCTACAATCAATGAGAAGACCTGTGCTGATATTGCCAGATAGCCTATGTTCTTGAGCGAATTAGCGCCCCTTGTTCAAGAGTTGAGCCAAAAACCCGTTGCCTTTATGGGGGGCTTTGTCTCTGGATTGTTGGGGTTGAGCCTCGATCAAAAGCCGGTGAGTGACTGGCTCAAGCAGTACGGCGACTATCAGCCCCCCAGTGCACCCCCGCCACCCCCCAGTGACTTCAAGAGTATCCGCATTGAGTAAGGACACGAGTCACTACCTGCCGTTGATCCCGTAAGGTCAGCCAGCGGTGATAGGTTTGGGTATGAATCGTCACACTGTGTCCCATCATCCGTGCGGCAACGGTATCGGGTAAGCCATAGTGAATTGTGCGCACCGCCCAAGCATGGCGCAAGTCATAGGGACGAAAGGGCAGGCCGTAGCGGCGGAACTGTTGATTTACCCGTTGGCCAATGCGTTGCAGGGTGGTTTTGGTTAAATCGGTATTGATCCTTGGCAACTGGGGCGATCGCAATCCAAAGGCCTCAACCCACTGGGGAGGAAAGGGCCACACTGGACGGCAGCCAGTTTTTGTGGTTTCCTGCACCTCGATCATTCCTTCCGAGTCTCCCATGACGAGACCACTCAAATCGCAGAAAAACACTTCATGATTGCGCAGGCCATAGGTGGCCATCAAGCCATAGACATACCGCCACTGGGGATTGGGAATCTGTTGATAGGCGGCTAGAATCTCCTCATCACTGGGTAACTGCCGTGGTTGGAGCGATCGCCGTGAATAGGTGCCCCAAAACTGAGCAAAGGGAATCGGTAACGCCACCCCTAGGAACCGACAAAACCCTTGAAAGGCGCTACAGGCCACCTGTCGTTGTCGCTGATCAGCAGGGATTTGTTGCAACAGGCCATAGATCAATTCTGCTAACGAATAGTCGGGATGGGCAGCCGCGGCTTTGAGCAACTGTCGCAGATAGGGGACATAGGCGGTTTCCCATGTCGTACGACTGAGATTCCCCTGAGCTAGCCATGCAGTTTCAAAGGCGGCAATTTGCTTGCCCAAGGATAACTCCCCAAGACGCCCTAGCCCCTTGACCCGTTCATAGTCCTGCCAGCGAAAGGTGTTTTCGAGTAACTTGGCGGCAATAATTTTGGCTTCCTTCTCTGCTGCTTTAAGACCGCTGGGGGTGGCGGGTAACCCTAGACTTAAACGCTGTTGGTGGGGGCGGAGCCGATGGCTGCCCGGTCGTGGCGGCAGGGTACCCCGTAGGCTGAGACGTTGGCCGCGTCGTTCAATTTGCAAACGCAACTGCGCCAGTTTGAGGCGTTGATTGACCTGCTGAAGTTGTTGGTCAAATGTCTGAGGGGAGGTGGCCATTGCTCAAGGACGGTGAACTCAACTTGCTGCCGAAATGATCAAAACTGCGGCGAGGGCGTTTTTTCCAAGGAATATCCAGAACCCCCGCTTGGGAGCGGCTCCGACTGGGCTTGCCCTCAATTTTGACGGGACGATAGTCCATGAGGATGCGCAGGCTATTCAGTTCGGCCAAGAGGGTTGCCCCATTGCTAATCAAAACCGCAATTACGGGGTGCAGGCTCAAAAAGACCCCCGCTAAAACGACACTGACATTGGGAATGACTACAAGGGCAATATTTTGATTGATAATGTTCATCACCTCTTGACTGAGGGCGATCGCCTGCACCAGTCCTTCAAGGCTATTCATCAAAACCAGATCTGCGGTTTGCCGCGCCGCATCACTGCCGTCAGCAAGGGTGATGGAAATATCAGCATAGGCCATTGCTGCCGTATCGTTGAAGCCTTCCCCCACGTAGGCCACTACTTTTTCGCCGCCATTTTTGAACTTCTCTAGGAGTGCGACTTTGTCCTCTGGCAGCCTATTCGTATAGATTTGACCGGGGCGAAAGCCAGTGGCATAGCCCACCGCATTGGCGACTTCGTGGTGATCTCCCGTTACCATATAGCACTCAATGTCCCGCTGTTGTAGAGCGGCAATCACCCCGGCGGCTTCAGAGCGTACGGGGTTGCTGTAGAACACCAGTGCCACCAGTTCACTGTTACAGGCAACACACACAAGGGAACGATTCCAGAGGACACCTTCATGGGTGCGTAGTTCATCGAGATCAATGGGCACTTGGCGATCGCGCATCAGTTGGGGTGTGCCCACCAAAATTTCCTGTCCCTCTACGGTGGCTGCAACGCCTTTGCCTGGCTCATAGACCCAGTCACTATAGGTGCCTCCCTCAATGCCGCGTTCAGCCGCATACTCAAGGATGGCAAGGGCAAAGGGGTGATTGATTGACTGTTCCACGGTGGCAAGCCAATAGAGCAGCGTTTGCTCACTCAGGCCGGGCTTGAGGAGATTGACCCCGACAATGGTTCCCTTCACCTCTGTCAACGTGCCAGTTTTATCAAAAACAATGACATTGACCCGCGCGAGGAGTTCAAGGGCGCGGCCATTGCGAAAATAAACCCCGACCTGGGGAGCATGGGTGAGGGCAGCCAAAATGGCAGTGGGAATCGTAATGCCAATACCTGAGCCAAAGTCCAATTGTAGGGGGGCGATCGCCCGATGGGCATCTAGGGTAGCACCATAAACAATGGCAGCAATGCCCATGGCAGGTAAGATTGCCTGGTTGGAGATTTCCTCAGCGTAGTTTTCAATGCGGGTATCCAGCTGGGGCGCTTGGCGAGCCAATTGCAGTGTTTTGCCCACCTGAGTCTCCTCACCGACGGCTTGGGCGACCACGCAAATTTGTCCGCGCACCACCAGGGAAGAAGCAAGCACCGTTTGCTCAGCTTCACAGGGCAGTAGATCCGACTCTCCTGTGAGAAACTGCCGCTGAATCACAGCCGACCCCCAGAGCACGGTACCATCCACAGGCACAGCAGAGCCGGCGGCTACAATCACGCGATCGCCCACCTGTAGCTCACGCACAGAGACATTTTGGCGAGCGCCGCCCCGCTCTACCCAATAGGTGCGCTGTTGATCGAAGGGGTCAAAAACTTGCTTTTCCCCCACTTGAGCGGTCATATCCCGCAGGGCCCCGCCCAGCTGATTCATAAAAGTGGCTAACACCGGTGCCATGTATTCCCCTTGCAGCGTATGCAAAATCGTCCACAGGGATTCCAGTTGGGTGACATTGAGATGGCGGTGTTTGAGGCTCTCTAGGGCTTCCTGGAAGGTGGGTAGTGCCACAACCACAATGACAGTGGCGACAATGGCAGGGTAAAAGGGCGTTTGTACCGGCAGCAGCGCCACGATCGCCAGCGCCAAGGTGGGTAGCGCCATTTTCTCGATAAAGTAGTTGGTGTTCCAGGGGGAGTACACCAACTTATCCATGGGCAGCAGCCCCGCCAGGGGCGGTAGAGACTCATCTGCTGCCGCTTGAATCAATTGGCCAAAGCGGTGAAGGGGATTATTCGCTTCAGGGTTGTACTGGATAATCAGGCTAGCGGCGGGCAAGTTGAGGCGAATCCGTTGCACACTCCCTTCTTGCACAAACAGAGCTTGCAGTTGCCGCCCATAGCGATCGTCATATTGCAGCCGGGGAATCCGTAACCGCACTCGCCCCGGTAAGTGGTGCACCACTTCGTAATACACCTTTGCTGGCGGAGGGGAAAGCACAGTTGCACTCATGGTCAATGACCCCTAGAAACTCATTAGGAAAAGGGCTGGGCCGAGGGATGGCGATGGGTCGGCGCCCTAATCAGGTCATTGATATTTTGCTGCATTGTTAGGCAAATGGCATCCAAGGGCAAATCATTGAGGTCACGGCCAAAGGGATTTTCAATTTCAATGCCAATTTCTTCGACGCCAAAGAGGGTAAACGCAATGAGTCCCACCATTGGACCCGTCCACCACACCAGGTTATCCACCAGTTGAAAGGGCAGCAGTAGGCAATAGAGAAATAGTAACTGCTTGAGGTGAATGGCGTAGGCAAGGGGCATCGGTGTTTTTAGAATGCGCTCACAGGCCCCCATCGCATCCACCAGTTGCACGAGCAGTTCATCCATGTAGGTGAGTTGATATAAGGACAGGTGCCCGCGGCGGTGTTGGTGGTGCAGATAGTCCTCGAGCCAAAGGGCAATGCGCAGGGGGACATTTTGTACGGTTTGCAGTTCTTTGTATTGGTGGGGCTTGAGCAGGGGTTCCAGTTCGGCAAAGGACTCCCCCCGCAGGTGTTGCTTGGTGGCGATCGCAAACACCCCCACTAAATGAACAGCATCAATTTTAGCTTGGCGATCCTCGGGACCATTTTCGTCAATGGCGGTCCACATCAAGCGGGTTAGGCTGCGGGAACTATTAACAATATTGCCCCACTGGCGGCGGCCTTCCCAGAAGCGCTCATAGGCAGTGTTGGTGCGAAAGACAAGGAGCAACCCCAGCACAATCGACGGAATAAGACTGCCCAGAACTGGCCAGTGGACATTGAGCACGTAGCGATCGATCGCCGTCACCAAGAGGCCAAAGACACTGCAAACGAGCACTTGCGAAAGAATGGCAGGAATGACGGAGCCCCGCAGGCGCAGAGCCAGATGTAACCACTGCGGCGGTTGCAACAAAAACTCCGCCACGCCCGACCGAGCCGGGGGCAATTGGCGTTTGGAGCGGTGAAAACCGAGGAAGGAGAAGCGGCTCATGAATACCAGCGGCAATTCCCACCCCCATCTTTAGCACACGGTTGTGCTGAAACGGTGTTTTTAAGGCAAAGAACCACTGAGGCGACTGCAAATCTTAAGAAAATCCGTGAGCCCTTGCCATTCCCTGGGGAAAGTGTTAACTTGTATTAAGAACATGAAACACTTTGTAACAAACGGAGTACCGAAATGAAAGGTGGTAGCATCATTGACGATCAGGGCAAAATGAACAACTTTGCCATCGAACCCAAAATGTACGTGATGAGTGAGCCGCAAGCTGGCTTTACTCCCTACGCAGAACTCTTCAATGGTCGGCTGGCCATGATTGGCTTTATTTCCCTGTTAGCCTTGGAAGTGATTACGGGTCACGGTCTGATTGGCTTTTTGAATAGCCTCTAGATCATCGCTGCGCTCTTAGGCATATCAGTTCTTCAACAGCCCTGGCACCGCTAGAGAAAACAAAAAATTCATGGAATGGATCAGCCTACCTTTTGGGGTGGGCTTTTCCCTTTGAGTCTTTAATGGAATGAATCAATCATAAATCATAAGGTCTGTGGACTGATCTAACAGTTTTATTTGCTTGGGCGGTGCGGCGGTCGGCATTGGCTATGGCAAAGTGCCTGTCGCTACGGGAGGCCTCTCAATTGGTCTAAGTGCGGCTTGGTTTTCCATTCGTGAGAATCAGCAAGCTCTACTGAGTCAGCAATTCCAAAGGCCGATCGCCCCAAGTGATGCAATAAATGCTTGTTACTCTAGAGTTTAGATCACTCCCAGGAAGAATCCCTAGAGCTAGAGAAAATTCTTGATCTATATCGCAATTTCTACAGTAGAGCGCATTCATAACTTGGCAGTGATTTCAGAGAGAAACATGTGCAAAATAACCTTGAAACGCTCTTGGGAAATACGTTTACCAACTCAGATATTAGGCTCAGATATTAGGCGGGAGTATCCTATTCCCCAGACCTACTCCCATGCAGAAGTGTTGAAAGATAGATTAAGGGGCTAGAAAAAAGGGAAGAAATATCGTATTTCTCTCTCAAAACAAGATAAAACAGTCAATTTACTATGGTATCCTTTGCAACTCTTGTCAAGTTTATTCTCAATCGGCTCAGCCAGTGTGACTACCCCCTCCTGAACTCTCAACTGTTCTTCAAACTCTGGTTGACCTAAACGCTCGAAAGAAGGTTAAAGTCTTGGCGTAACTCTTAATTGCCGTCTATGACTCTAACCTTCAAGGTGTCAAACATGGCTAATCACGTGATACAGCGGTTTCCCCTCTAGTGAGGTACAGTCGTGACTTAGGCAGTAGGGGTTCTAGCCTCCATCTTGCCCCTCAACCCAATTCGAACTGCTGCCTGCGGCCAGTGATGAGATGGAACCGTTATCTGGCGAAACCCCCGAAGCGGAAGCCCCTCGACCAAGCACGAAAGGCGGTAAGGTTCAAGCGCTCGGGCGATCGCACTGAGCAAAGCCATAGAGGAATTCCTCGGTCATAAAGATAAAGATGTCAAACAACAATGATCAACAGGTACATTACTTAACTGGGGAGGTTATGGGGTAAAGCGTTCATTGAATGAGTAAGGAAAATTGGCAAATAAACGCGATCGCCCTGTTGAATCTAGAAGTGACAGACAGAAAACCTTAAAATAATCTCACTCCTTGGCGCAGATCATCA encodes:
- the hemH gene encoding ferrochelatase, whose protein sequence is MASQTGVLLLNLGGPDRPEDVRPFLYNLFSDPEIIRLPFRWLQKPLAWFISTSRARRSQANYAQIGGGSPLRRITEQQARALKEALGRLGIEANLYIGMRYWHPFTEEAIAQIKADQIRDLVILPLYPQFSISTSGSSFRLLESLWNQDPELQKIRYTLIPSWYNHPGYVVAMADLIRQELDRCPNPEEAVIFFSAHGVPKSYVTEAGDPYQEEIEACVRLIMAALNRPNAHVLAYQSRVGPVEWLQPYTEDVILELAAQGVKTLVVVPISFVSEHIETLQEIDIEYREIAEEAGIEVFRRVPALNDHNGFISALAQLVKDALAAPPRTFAEVNKSRKRVKLYPQERWEWGMTSAAERWNGRLAMLGFLALMIELISGQGPLHMLGLL
- a CDS encoding Hsp70 family protein; this encodes MTYAIDFGTSNTLVARWNNAAQAAEAVTLPGRSVGFGEVPALIPSLVYVEDASVPLVVVGQQVRDRGLDVVGDRRFFSRFKRGIGTAVQGYLPELEGCSLSFETIGTWFLQALLQELKHTSGGDLEQGLIFTVPVDSFETYRSWLLQACAGFEIAQIRLLDEPTAAALGYGVADRPLILVIDFGGGTLDLSLVELKTNQRQSHPLGFILKWGDRQWAASDNQRPHTARVIAKAGLNLGGTDIDHWILDEWVKRGLPANSLLLRLAERIKIQLSQQPYAQEVYFDSETFTTVELRLERPELEEILRQQQFFQRLDHALTQVLQQARRQGITPDIIDAVLLVGGTTQMPAVQKWVAEYFEAAKINSQHPFTAVAMGALALTQGLELKDFLYHSYGIRFWDAKLNRHGWHPIIQRGQPYPMAEPVEVILGASTEGQPSIELVIGELGDEQGGVEIFFDGDRLITRSVGERTVQPLNDSPQGKTLAKLDPPGYPGSDRIRVLFQVDGDRQLRVTVDDLLTQERLINNQIVTQLR
- a CDS encoding DUF3146 family protein, which codes for MPSSPLPQTTAYVRIIAQSWQEGHIRGHVCASEYQWEFCWQFKAKKLQISPVLGRALIKEPLGRFLEAQDYQLEPGGDYEFVVRAKF
- a CDS encoding tyrosine-type recombinase/integrase, which gives rise to MATSPQTFDQQLQQVNQRLKLAQLRLQIERRGQRLSLRGTLPPRPGSHRLRPHQQRLSLGLPATPSGLKAAEKEAKIIAAKLLENTFRWQDYERVKGLGRLGELSLGKQIAAFETAWLAQGNLSRTTWETAYVPYLRQLLKAAAAHPDYSLAELIYGLLQQIPADQRQRQVACSAFQGFCRFLGVALPIPFAQFWGTYSRRSLQPRQLPSDEEILAAYQQIPNPQWRYVYGLMATYGLRNHEVFFCDLSGLVMGDSEGMIEVQETTKTGCRPVWPFPPQWVEAFGLRSPQLPRINTDLTKTTLQRIGQRVNQQFRRYGLPFRPYDLRHAWAVRTIHYGLPDTVAARMMGHSVTIHTQTYHRWLTLRDQRQVVTRVLTQCGYS
- a CDS encoding heavy metal translocating P-type ATPase translates to MSATVLSPPPAKVYYEVVHHLPGRVRLRIPRLQYDDRYGRQLQALFVQEGSVQRIRLNLPAASLIIQYNPEANNPLHRFGQLIQAAADESLPPLAGLLPMDKLVYSPWNTNYFIEKMALPTLALAIVALLPVQTPFYPAIVATVIVVVALPTFQEALESLKHRHLNVTQLESLWTILHTLQGEYMAPVLATFMNQLGGALRDMTAQVGEKQVFDPFDQQRTYWVERGGARQNVSVRELQVGDRVIVAAGSAVPVDGTVLWGSAVIQRQFLTGESDLLPCEAEQTVLASSLVVRGQICVVAQAVGEETQVGKTLQLARQAPQLDTRIENYAEEISNQAILPAMGIAAIVYGATLDAHRAIAPLQLDFGSGIGITIPTAILAALTHAPQVGVYFRNGRALELLARVNVIVFDKTGTLTEVKGTIVGVNLLKPGLSEQTLLYWLATVEQSINHPFALAILEYAAERGIEGGTYSDWVYEPGKGVAATVEGQEILVGTPQLMRDRQVPIDLDELRTHEGVLWNRSLVCVACNSELVALVFYSNPVRSEAAGVIAALQQRDIECYMVTGDHHEVANAVGYATGFRPGQIYTNRLPEDKVALLEKFKNGGEKVVAYVGEGFNDTAAMAYADISITLADGSDAARQTADLVLMNSLEGLVQAIALSQEVMNIINQNIALVVIPNVSVVLAGVFLSLHPVIAVLISNGATLLAELNSLRILMDYRPVKIEGKPSRSRSQAGVLDIPWKKRPRRSFDHFGSKLSSPSLSNGHLPSDI
- a CDS encoding bestrophin family protein → MSRFSFLGFHRSKRQLPPARSGVAEFLLQPPQWLHLALRLRGSVIPAILSQVLVCSVFGLLVTAIDRYVLNVHWPVLGSLIPSIVLGLLLVFRTNTAYERFWEGRRQWGNIVNSSRSLTRLMWTAIDENGPEDRQAKIDAVHLVGVFAIATKQHLRGESFAELEPLLKPHQYKELQTVQNVPLRIALWLEDYLHHQHRRGHLSLYQLTYMDELLVQLVDAMGACERILKTPMPLAYAIHLKQLLFLYCLLLPFQLVDNLVWWTGPMVGLIAFTLFGVEEIGIEIENPFGRDLNDLPLDAICLTMQQNINDLIRAPTHRHPSAQPFS
- a CDS encoding chlorophyll a/b-binding protein, whose protein sequence is MKGGSIIDDQGKMNNFAIEPKMYVMSEPQAGFTPYAELFNGRLAMIGFISLLALEVITGHGLIGFLNSL